GGCTCTTTTCTATTGCTATCACCCGGGCCTTTCCATGGACGGCTATCGGCAGGCTCAGGTGCCCTATTCCCGCGAACATGTCCACCACAAGTTCCCCTGGCTTCGCGACCTTTGCCATTCTAACGCGCTCCTTGACGTTGGCCGGGGAGAACATTATCCTTGCCACGTCGAGCTTGTATCTGATCCCGTTCTCGATGTGCACTGTTATCGTGTCTTTGCCGTAGAGAACCTCGTAGTTCGTCTCGCGGAACTCGCCACCTATGCGCCCCTTCCTGAGGACGGTCTTGACGCCGAGAACTTCCGCGTAGACCTCCGCTATGCGGTGCTTGTAGGGTTCGAGCTCGGGGCGGATGGGAAGAATCAGCACGTCCCCTATCCGGACCCAGTGCTTTGGGAGTATCTTCACAAGCTCCTCCGGGAGTTCCCTTGAGAGTATCTCCCTGATGCGGGGCTTTATCAGTTGCGTCTTCGTCATCGGGCTTACTCAGGCCGGAAACTTTAAAAAACCTTCTCCGGTCATTTCGGCAAAAAGCGATGAGAAATCCTTAAAAACCCAAAGGACGAATTTAAACCGAGAAATCCTCCGGAGGTCGATGAGGAGTATGGATGAGGAGCCTTCAAGTAGTTGGTTTTCCCGCCTGTTTAAGTCACGTGAAAAACCCGCCCTTCTTGAGCAGAAGCTGAGCCGTGAGGCATACGAGGACTACCGGCAGCTTCTAATGAAAGCCCGCCCAGAGGTGAACGGCTCGAAGCTCACCATCAGGCTCTCAAACGGAACCGTTGAGCTTGAGCATGGTGTCCTGCGCGTTAAAGCCCGGAACAGGAAGACCGCGGAAAAAATACTCCGCAACCTGCACCACTACGAGCAGCCGCCGAGCCTCTGGCCTGCTTACGGTCTGAGCTACTCGCTCAAGAGGAAGAAGGGCACCATACTCTGATTTCGCTCTCTCTATTCCGGCCTTCTTTCCCCAAAGATTTAAATGGTGGGTTAGTCTTAACTCTCCAAGCGGATGACGACCCTTGCCCAGTCTGATGGGTGATGACGTCGGTATTAGCTGACGCAGGGGCGGCGAGGTTCGCGGGCCGATGACCCGCCCCGTCTCTGGAGGGAATGGAATGGCGGCTAATGAGAATCACAACGAAAACGACGGGTTCATCGAGTTTTATGCCAGCGAGGCCTTAACCTGCCAGAGGAGGATATACTTCAGGCTGAAGGGCTATCCCGAGAGATGGCCGGAGTTCGTTAGAGTAAGGCTGAATCAGGGGATAAACACCCACAACGTTCTCGGGGAGATTCTGGAGAGACGGTTCGGTTTTGAGCTTGAGAAGCACATGATACTCCGCTCCAACCGGCTTGGTTTTGAGATACACGGAAGGGTCGATGCCATACGGGACTTCCCCATCGAGATAAAAGGAAAAACAAGCCTCCCGAAGAACCCCTACGACTACCACCTGGCCCAGCTCAACATATACCTCCGCTGGGCCGAGGCGGAGTACGGCTATCTCTACTACATCAAGCTCCACGAGGAGCCCATGAAGGTCATCAGCAGGATAGACTTCTCCCGTTTCCCCATCGTCAAGGGGCCGAACTTCAAGGCGTTTGAGGTTCCCTACGACGGCAAGCTCTTCAGGGAGACGCTGAAGCACTTCTACTCCGTCAAGCGTGCGTACGAGAAAGGAAAGCCCCCTGAGGGATGGAACAACTATACCTGCAGGTTCTGTCCGTACAGGTATCTGTGCTATCCGGATGGAGAGTGAAAGTGCCTGGTGTTGTTAATCACAAACTTTCGGGGAAAGTCTGTGGTTGCTAATCACAAACTTTAAGAAGTTCAAAGCCAAGTTCAAATCATGCGGGTTGAAGAGATTAAGAGAGTGCTGGTTTCTCAGAGGGAGGAGATGGAAGAGTTCATGAGAAGGGAACGGATAGTCCCAAGGGAGCCTGAAAATAGAGTTATAAACCTAATATCCTCAGGTGGAATACTTGCTATCCTGGGCGTCAGACGCTCCGGGAAATCTGTTCTCTCTTGGCGGGCAAGCGGGGAGAAAAAGCTCTACGTGAACTTCTTTGATGAGAGGTTATCCAATTTTAAGGCAAATGATTTTGAAAGGCTCTTGAACGCGGCGAGGCAGCTCTGGGGAGAGCCGGAGTTCATAGTCCTCGACGAGGTGCAGGAGATAACTGGATGGGAACGGTTCGTTTCGAGGTTGGGGCTGAATTATAAAGTCATAGTGACCGGTTCCTCATCGAGGCTCCTCTCGGGAGAGCTGGGAACGTATTTAACTGGGAGACATATTGACTTAACACTCTTTCCTTTCTCCTTCAGGGAGTTCCTGCGCTTCAGAGGCCTTGATCTGGAACCTGAATGGGTCTATTCCGACAGAACTGTATCCAGGGTAATTTCCATGCTCGAGGAGTACCTTGAGACTGGTGGATTCCCTGAGTCTGTCAGATTTGGAAAGGTTTATCTGTCACTTATATACAGGGACATAGTCGAAAGGGATGTGATGCTCAGGCATTCGGTGAGGCACAGAAGTGCCCTTAGGGAGCTGGCCAGATACCTTATGTCAAATTACTCCAGCGAGTTCACGTATTCCAGACTCGGATCATTGGTCGGCATCAGGGATGTCCACACCGTCAGAGATTACGTATCATACCTCGAAGAAGCCTATCTGCTCTTTCAGGTCAGGAGGTTCTCCTTCAAGCCAAAGGCTCAGCTCAATTCCCCCCGTAAAGTCTATCCCGTTGATGTGGGGCTCGCCAGAACTCTATCTATGAAAGCTCATCCGGAAAAGGGCAGGATAATTGAGCTTGCGGTATACCTTGAGCTGATGAGGAGAATGAGTTATTCCTTTACTCCCGGCGAGATTTTCTACTGGAGGGATGAGAAGGGTGAAGTTGACTTTATACTCAAACTCAACGGTGAGCTTCTCCCAATTCAAGTGACGTATCAACTGGATGGAAACACCGATAGGGAGATTGGGAACATAATTCGTGTGGCAAAATTGCTCAGGATCCAGAGAGGTTTGGTGGTCACGTGGGAAGATGAGGAAGAGATAACCTGGGAGGGGGTTAAAATAGACGTGGTCCCCCTCTGGAAGTTCCTCACAGTTTTCAATCCCCTCTAATCCTCCACTTCAGCCCCATATCTATTACCGCTTCTATTCCTTCCTCGTTGTAGAGCTGGGCTATAAAGGCCCTCAGCGGGACGAGGTTCAGTGCAAGCTTCTGGGGGGTGGGTTTCACCCCGTAGTGCTCCATAATCCGGAGGGCCAGCTCGTCGATGCTCATCGGTGTTCTGAGGAGTTCGGGTATGAGGCTCTCCACCTCTTCGACGCGCTCACGGTTGAAGTCGAGCAGTTCAATCGCCTCCTCACCCTTCACGGCCTTTCCATGGGAGGGTATGAGCAGGAAGCCTTTCTCTGCATAATTCTGTAATTCTTTAATTGAAGCTTTAAATAGTTCTGGATCGACGAGGTACGGAAGGCCGACGGCCTCTATCACCCTCTCACCGAAGAAAGAATCTCCCGCGTAGATGATGCCGTTCTCCTCGTCCAGAAAGCCCGTCATTCCCGGGGAGTGGCCGTTTAACTTGATGGCCTTTAAACCAAAGAGCACGTCTCCCCACTCGAAGACTGCGTGAACCTTAACCTCTTCCGAAAACTGGAAGACGAGGAATCCCTCCGGTGCCTTCGAGCCGAAGGTGAGAAGCTCCCTGTTGAGAGGGCTCTCGGCGATGGAGAACTCGAAGCGGTGGATGAAAAGCGGGGCATCTATCCGGGGCGCCACTGCCACATGGTCGGCATGTCCGTGGGTTGCGAGCTGGGCCTTTATCTCAAGCCCGAGCTTTCTGACCTCCCTCTTGAGGTCCTTGTGCCTCCCGCTTCCGTGACCGGGGTCAACGATGACCGCTCCCCCTTCGACCACCCTCACGAGGGTCGAGGGGCTTCCGGGATAAAGATACGCCGAATCACCCAGTTTCCTTAGCCCCATGATACCACCGGAGTGATTAGGGGGAGGAGGATAAAAGAGCATCGGAACCAAAGACTGAAAAAGAAGGGGAGAAATCAGACGTGCCTCGGGTAGAGGGTCTTCTTGCCCTCGTCCTTGGCCCTCTTGACGGCCTTCTCGATGAGAGCCTTGATCTCGGCCTCAAGGGCCTCGTAGAACTCTGGGTTAACCCTCATCTCGGGCTCTATAGCCTTAACGGCCTCCTTAACCTTGGACTTAACTATCAGCTCAGCCATTTCCACACACCTCCATCTCAGGCACCGCCCTCGGGCGGTTGCCAATTATTTTACCCCTCCGGGGTTTATAACCCTTCCTACGGTTGCTTGGGCGATGTCCGTCCCAACCCCTAATTCAGTGGTGCCCATTCGACGATATCTGCAAAAGGTTAAATTCCCTTAGGGAATAGAAGTTAACGGTGGTGTTATGGGAAAGGGAAGGCTCGTCCTGATCGACGGCGAGCATTACCCCGATGTCACCGCTTGGGCGGTGGAAAAGCTGGGTGATGTCTGCTGTGCCGTTTTTCTCGGCGGGAGCGAGAAGATTGGTAGCATTGATGAGATAGAGAGGAAGCTCGGTGTTAGGGTGTACTACGGTCACGATTACATTACGGCCCTGAGAAGGGCCCTGGAGGAGAACGGGATAACAGAGGTGGTGGATTTAAGCGATGAGCCCGTGCTTGACTATGAAGACCGCTTTAGGATAGCGTCTCTCTGCATGCTTTACGGCGTCCCTTACAGGGGGGCAGATTTCTACTTTACTCCCCGCAGGCTCAAAAGGACTCGAAAGCCCAGCCTGGCCGTTATCGGCACGGGAAAGAGAGTTGGAAAAACTGCAGTGAGCGGATTCATAGCGAGGACACTTAAGGAGATAGCCAGACCCGTGATAGTAACCATGGGACGTGGGGGCCCGGCTGAACCGGAGCTGATAGAGGGAGACAAGTTCGAGATAACCCCAGAGTTTCTCCTCAGGCTCGCCGAAAGCGGAAAGCATGCTGCCTCGGATCACTTTGAGGACGCACTAACTGCGAGGGTGACAACCATAGGTTGCCGTCGCTGTGGAGGAGGTATGGCTGGATTTTCCTTCTTTGACGTGATAGATGAGGGAATACGGCTGGCCGAGAGTCTCCCCAACGACCTCATAATCCTTGAGGGCAGCGGGGCAACTTTTCCCGCCTATCGCGCCGATGGCTACATCCTGATAACCAGCGCAAAGGGAAAGCTGGACTTCATCAGGGGCTACTTCGGCCCCTTCAGGGTGAGCCTCGCGGACATAGTGGTTGTCACCATGGCCGATTCGGTGAGCGAGGGACGCCTCAGGGCACTGAAGGAGGCTGTGAGGTCGATAAATCCTGACGCAGACGTTCACCTGACGACCCTGCGTTCGAGGCCCCTGGGAGACGTCTCGGGAAAAAGGCTCGGTCTCGTCATGACCTCCGGCGATGCCCTCCCGCGGGCTGGAGAATGGCTTGAGAAGCTGGGGGCGGAGATAGTGTGTGCCTCGGCCAACCTATCCAGAAGACAATTACTCCTGAAGGATCTGCAGGCCTTCAGAGGGATAGATGCGGTTGCGGTTGAACTCAAAGCTGCAGCCGTTGATGTTGTCACAAAATGGGCCTTGGAGAACGGAATAGAGGTAATCTATCTGGACAACGAGCCCGCTAACGTGGACGGGAAAGACCTGAGGGAGGCCATTCTTAAACTGGGACGTTCGATTCTGGAGGGAGGGAGATGATAATCGTCACCGACCCGGAGAGAAAGATACGTCTGCCCTTTTCGAGGGGCATTCTGACGCGCTCAATAACCCTCGCCGGCGTTGAGGTGGGTATAGCCTACATCATCGCGACGGAGGTTCAGAAGGAGCTCAACGAAGAGAGGCGCAAGCTTGTGACGACCGAGGAAATAAGAGAACTGACGTACAGGAAGCTCCTTGAGCACGGCCTCAGCGAAGCGGCGAAGCGCTACCTCTTCTGGCGCCAGCTCAGGAGGCTTAAGATACCCATAACCATACTCCTCGGAGGCGCAACGGGCGTCGGCAAATCGACGATAGCGACCGAGCTGGCCTTCCGCCTCGGTATAAGGAGCGTTATAGGCACGGATACGATAAGAGAGGTCATGAGGAAGATAATCGCCCCGGAACTGCTGCCCGATTTACATACATCATCGTTCCTTGCATGGAGGACGTTTCACAGCCCCCGGACCGGACGGTCTCCCCTAATAGACGGTTTTGAGAATCAGGTTCGGCACGTTTCGGTCGGCATAGCGGCTGTCCTAGAACGGGCATATAAAGAGGGCTTCAACGCAATAATCGAGGGCATTCACCTTGTCCCGGGCTACGTGGAGCTCAGGGAGAACAGCTTTATGTACGTGATAACGGTCAGCGGGAGAAAGGACTTGGAGGCCAGGTTCTACGAGAGAGCGCGCTATAGCAAGCGTCCGGCTGATTACTACTTGAAACACCTGGACGCGATAATCGAGATACAGGGATTTATCGTGGACAGGGCGAAGGAGCACGGAATCCCCATTATAAACAACGTCGAACTTGAAAAAACTGTCAATGAAATAATGGAGGATATAATGGGACGGCTCATGGAGAGGATGGAGGCGAAGATGAAAATCTAAAGGGTGCCTTTATCTTCCATATCCCCACCAGCCTTCCGGAGCCCCACGTTGCCTGAATCTCGAAGACAACAACCATGTCCCGGTAGACGTCTATCACGTTGAACGTGTTCCCGTACGGATTTCTATGGAGCTCCCAGCTTATGGAACCTGAATTGACGATGGGCGTTTTCTCGACTTTGAGCCCGAAAGAGTTGCCTCCGTGGCCGGTCAGCACGAGGTTCGCTTCCCTCTTTGTAATAACGCGAAGGACATCACCAGCATCCTCCAGGAATCCGACCTCTCTGCTTTTGGGTATGGGGACTATGTTGTGGTGCATGACTACGACGGTAAAGCTCTCCCTGTACTCTTCGAGGCGCACTGCGAGCTTTCTCTGGCCTATCCTTCCCACGACGCCTATGGGCGTCTCGTACTGAGCACTTATGACCGGGATGAACGTGAAGCCGCCCAGCTCCTTTATCTCCGGCTCACCGAAGTACTCAAGGAAGAGGTCGTAGCCCAGATAGGTTATGTCGTTGTGGCCCGGGACGATCAGCTTTTCCGCTTTTACCCTCTCATAGAACTCGTAGGCCTTCTCGTAGTAGCGCTCTATTCCCATATCCACGACGTCGCCACAGTGGATCACAATGTCCGGCTTCAGCTTTTCATTTATCGTCCTGATAGCGTTCTCCAGAACCTTTCTCCTGAAGTATATCCTGTCCGAGACGTTGCTCTCGCTCATCTGGATTATCCTGATGAGCCTTTTACCCTTTGGGACGAAGAGCTTTGGCTTCACGGGCCTGTGCTCTTTTACCACCTGCTCGCCTGTGACGCGCTTTATCCTCACCTCTATCCTTCCGTCATCGTAAAGTGTTATGACGTTGTAGCTGTTGACGTCGCCCTTGCGGGTTTTCCTGCAGGAGGTACAGCCCGCGTTGTCCACCACCATGTCCTCGATGCGGTAGACGTTGGGGACGTGTTTATGTCCGCAGGTGTAGAGGTTAACCTCGTGCCTGAGGAGGAGGTCAAGAACGTCACCTGCATTGAAGAGCACGTTCCTTTCCCTTCCCGTGTCCGGAAGGGGCACGAGGTGATGGTGTGAGGCCACTATCTTAAACTTCCTGTCCGAGTACTCCTCCAGCTTTTTCTTCAGCCATCTGAACTTGTGGCCGCCAACGCGGCCGTCGCTTAAGTCCGGAATCGTGGAGTCGACCCATATCACGACGCCGTCTTTGAACTCAAAGACTCCGTTCAGCGGTCCGATGAACCTTTCAAATAGCGTATAGCCGACGTTCCTGACATCGTGGTTGCCAGGAATGACAACCAGCGGCTTCTGGATTTTTCTGAGTTCATAGGCCGCCCTCTCGTACTCCTCCCTCAGTCCCTGGTTGGTGACATCTCCGGTGTGGATGACGAAGTCGAAGTCGGCCCTGTTTATTTCGTTGACTATGAGGTCGTAGGCGTACCCCTTGTAGGCACTCTCGCCCGTTATGTGGGTGTCGCTTATGTGGGCTATTCTTATCATGGCTATCACTCAGCCGCTATGGCTGTCTCAAGCCTTCTCCTGCTGGCGGTGAGGAGGTCGCTCAGGCTGAATATTCCGACTATCTCCCCATCCTCCTCGATGAGCATGTGCTTGATGCCCTTCTTTGCCATCAAATCCAGGACTTCCCTGAGTGGAGTGTTGGAGTCGACGCTTATCAGCTCCCCGCTCATTATTTCCCTCACGGGGGTTGTGTTGGGGAGCCCGGGGATCACGACCCTCCGTATAACGTCGCTCTTCGTGAAGAAGCCTATGACCTTGCCATTCTCCACGACGACAAGGGAACCTATGTCGAACTCCACCATGACCTCACAGGCCCGCCGTATGCTATCGTTTGGCTCAACGCCGATGAGCTTTCTCGTCATGTAGACTTTAATAGGGGCGTTTGTGTCCATCCCACCACCCAAAATAAAAATGGGGGAACATCGTATATAACGTTTCACAGGTGGACGGTCTCAACCTCAAATGTATCCTCGCGGATGCGCACGCAGAATGCCGTTTCGTTTGGAACCACCTCGTATTCCGCCGGATAGTAGAGCTCCAGGGTTGATGAGACCACCGCGAAGAGGTTCTCCCTTCTCAGGAGCAGAAGCTTGCCGTAGTCGTAGTTCAGGGAGTTCTCCATGTAGCTCTCACTCATCCTTGCCGTAATAAACGCGATGAAGTCTCCCCCCGAGCGGTGGAAGAGGGTCACGGTGTTGAAGAGGGACTTTGTGGTCTCCTCGATTGTCCTGTAGTGGACCAGCAGGTTGCTCAGGGTCGGGCTCTGGAGCCTTCTGCAGAGGTATGCTCCAAAGACGTAGGTGTCCGAGACGTTTTCAAGCTCCTTCTCATCGAGGTCGGCCAGCTCTATGATGCGGGACTTGTCAAGGTCGCCGTTGTGGAGGAGCCAGAATGTAAAGCCGTGCCTTGAGGAGAATGCAAAGGGCTGGACGTTGAAGAGGCTCTTAACGCCCTGAGACGCCGCCCGGGAGTGCACCATAAGCGTCACAAAACCTGTGAGCTCATCCCGCAGGGCCTTCACAGCTTCGGCGTCCTCGAATATGGGCCTCATCGACCGGTAGTGCCTCACGGTTCCATCTTTCAGGAGCACGTAGCCCCAGCCGTCGCGGTGTTGCTTTCCCCTCCCGCGTTTTTCCTTGTACGGGTCATTTTCAGATGCTTTGACTATCGCGTCAAGGAGAGGGACGATTTCTCTACCCTCCCCGGTGGCGAAGAGTATTCGACACATGTTTTTCACCGAGGGTTAATTCTCGGGTGTCCCCAAAAGCTTTTAGGTCTCGGAGAGTAAGAAACCCCATGCTGCTGAGGGAGATTAAACGAAGGGCACTGGATATAATAGACGAGGACTTCCGGTTAATCGACTTCTCCTTTGCACTTCCGTACAGCTACGTTCTCATCGAAGGGAAGCGCGGTTTAGCGCTGGGCGTGGCCATGACACTGCCCGAAGAGGTTGGCAGGTATCAAAACTCAATCAAAGAACCCTCACTGGAGGGATTTATCCACAAGGCAGACAGCCTCAACGTGATCGAAAGGACCCTTGGGGTTGCCGCCATAAACGCCCTTTCCCAGTACCTCCTGAATGTATCAAACGCCCCGAAGGGAGATGTTGTTGAACTTCTGGAGGATGATGTTGAAAAGGTCGCGGTCATTGGAAACATGCCCCCGGTTGTTTCGAGCCTTCGTGAGAGGGGATTCGAGGTTCTGGTTTTTGAGCGGAATCCCAAGCTCTGGGACAGAGAAACATTAAGCGATGCCCTTGAGTACTGGCTCCTTCCGGAGGTGGATGCCCTCATAGTCAGCGGCTCGGCAGTAGTCAACGGAACCCTCGACATGATGCTGGACAGGGCGAAGAGGGCCAAGCTATTTGTCCTTACCGGCCCAAGTGCCCAGCTCCTCCCGGATTTCCTGAGGGGCACAGGAGTAACACACCTTGCATCGATGAACGTTGTGGACGTCAAGTCTGCCCTCGTGAGGCTCAAACTCGGCTCCTTCAGGGGTTTTGAGGCGGGGAGCAGAAAGTACGTTCTGGAGGTATGAGCATGGAGGAGCTCAGGGAAGCCGTGCTCAACGTTCTCAGGAAGGTGCGCGCTCACAGGAGCCTCTACGTCAGGAACGAAGAGGCAGTAAAACAGCACCTCATCGGTGAGATTTTTCAGGCGCTCGGCTGGGACTGGAACAACCCGGAGGAGGTTCGGCCGGAGGAGAGAACCGAGGATGGAAGGGCCGACTACGCCCTTATCCTGGACGGAGAGGTCTTTGCCTACGTCGAGGCAAAGAACATGGGTGTGAACATCTTGAAAAGGGACGAGCCGCTCCGCCAGCTGGCTAGGTACTGCTTCAACTCCGGTGTTGGGTACGGGATTCTCACGAATGGCACGGTCTGGATAGTGGTCAAGGCATTTGAGCAGGGGTCCCGCCTCTGGGACAGGGTTCTGGTTGCTGTAAACATTGAGGAGGAGCCCCCCGAGAGGGCTGTTCTCAAGCTCTCCCTGCTCTCCAAATCAAAGATAAGGAACATTGAGAGGCTTTCTTCCCTGTTCAAGGCGCTGGAGCTGAGCTTTGAGGGGCTGAGGAGGGAGGGTTATTCGGAAAAGACCCTCGTTGAGTATCTGACCTCCCGCGAGGGCTCCACGACGATCCCTGTGGGGGGACTCCGGGGGGACGAAGAGCCCAAGGCGGCTTACGTATATGATAACGGCTGGAAGCTCCTGCCCCTACCAGAGAATAGCATCAAAGGCGTTCTCCTTGCGGTTCTGCTGTACATGGAGAAGAAATCGTCGGGTTACCAGCGGGAGGAGATAAGAAAGGCCTACGAGCACCTCAGAACGCTTAGGCTAGACCCAAAAACGGCCCTGGAGATACTCCGGAAGCTTGAGGAAGAGGAAAGGCTGAGAATAGCCGTGGAGCTTTAGACGACCTTCCAGAGCTCGTCGCTTTCGGGCCTCTCAAGAGGCCTCTCCCTTCCATTCTCGACGATTACCTTTACACCCGGGTCTTCCACGAACTCACCTATGACTGCGGCGTTTATGCCCTTCCTCCTCAGGGCATTGACGACTGCATCGACCCTTTCTTTGGGTGCGGCTATCATCAGGGTTCCGGAGCTTATCAGTGCCAGCGGGTCCAGGTTGTAGAACCCGCATATCTTCAGAGTCTCTTCCCTGATGGGAATCCTCTCCCGGTAAACGCGGAAGCCTATCCCTGCGGCATCCGCCATCTCGTGGAGCCCGTTGGCTATGCCTCCTTCCGTCGGGTCGTGCATGGCATGGACGCCGACCTCGTTGGCCGTGAGTGCATCTTCCACAACGCTTATCATCTCGATGAAAGACCTGGCTTTTTCCACGAACTCCCTACCGAAGGCCCTCTCCAGCTCTCCGCTTCTCTCGCTGGCTATTATCGACGTCCCCTCAAGGCCGGCCCATTTGGTGACGATAATGGCATCCCCCGGCTTGGCTCCATTGGAGGTTACGAGCTTCTCCCTCTCAACCTCCCCGAGCATCGTTCCTACCACTATCGGCCTCTCCAGGCCGGGAGTTACCTCGGTGTGACCGCCGACTATGGCAACCCCGAGCTTCGATGCACTCTCGTGGAGCTCGCGCATTATCTCTGTGAGGAGACTCTCATCGGCGCCCTCTGGGAGGAGTATGCTCACCAGAAACCACTTTGGTTTCGCTCCAAACGTAGCTACGTCGTTGGCGTTAATATGGACTGCGTAGAAGCCTATCCCCTTTTCAGCCCCCGTTATCGGGTCTGTCGATGCCACGAGAATGGAAGAACCGAAATCAATGGCGGCGGCATCTATGCCCAGGTCGGCGCCGATTATAACCCTCTCCCCTCTAGCCCCGAGATGGTTAAAAACCAGCTCCCTGAGCTTCTCCGGAGGGATTTTACCTGGAGGCAGCATTTCAGACTTCCTCAAGCTTCTTCTTGACTTCCTCGGTGTGTCTCTTGGTCTCCTCCAGTGTGTTCCTCAGCTGGGCGAGCTCAAGTTTGAGCTCCCCGAGTGTCTTGTTCATCTGATAGAAGGCGAAGACCATTATTGCGATCAGAATGAGCCCGAGGGTTATGCTTATCCACCCGCTCGGGGTCGATGCGTATGGCATTATCACACCTCCTTAAGGTTCTTTATAGTCTCATTATCAACGACGAACTTAAACGGCTTTGCCCGGTAGTACTTCTTTGCCCTGGGGTCGTTGGGCTCCAGACGGAGCTCGCTC
This window of the Thermococcus thermotolerans genome carries:
- a CDS encoding MBL fold metallo-hydrolase, with the translated sequence MGLRKLGDSAYLYPGSPSTLVRVVEGGAVIVDPGHGSGRHKDLKREVRKLGLEIKAQLATHGHADHVAVAPRIDAPLFIHRFEFSIAESPLNRELLTFGSKAPEGFLVFQFSEEVKVHAVFEWGDVLFGLKAIKLNGHSPGMTGFLDEENGIIYAGDSFFGERVIEAVGLPYLVDPELFKASIKELQNYAEKGFLLIPSHGKAVKGEEAIELLDFNRERVEEVESLIPELLRTPMSIDELALRIMEHYGVKPTPQKLALNLVPLRAFIAQLYNEEGIEAVIDMGLKWRIRGD
- the cas4 gene encoding CRISPR-associated protein Cas4, yielding MAANENHNENDGFIEFYASEALTCQRRIYFRLKGYPERWPEFVRVRLNQGINTHNVLGEILERRFGFELEKHMILRSNRLGFEIHGRVDAIRDFPIEIKGKTSLPKNPYDYHLAQLNIYLRWAEAEYGYLYYIKLHEEPMKVISRIDFSRFPIVKGPNFKAFEVPYDGKLFRETLKHFYSVKRAYEKGKPPEGWNNYTCRFCPYRYLCYPDGE
- a CDS encoding 2-phosphoglycerate kinase, whose product is MIIVTDPERKIRLPFSRGILTRSITLAGVEVGIAYIIATEVQKELNEERRKLVTTEEIRELTYRKLLEHGLSEAAKRYLFWRQLRRLKIPITILLGGATGVGKSTIATELAFRLGIRSVIGTDTIREVMRKIIAPELLPDLHTSSFLAWRTFHSPRTGRSPLIDGFENQVRHVSVGIAAVLERAYKEGFNAIIEGIHLVPGYVELRENSFMYVITVSGRKDLEARFYERARYSKRPADYYLKHLDAIIEIQGFIVDRAKEHGIPIINNVELEKTVNEIMEDIMGRLMERMEAKMKI
- a CDS encoding ATP-binding protein, which codes for MRVEEIKRVLVSQREEMEEFMRRERIVPREPENRVINLISSGGILAILGVRRSGKSVLSWRASGEKKLYVNFFDERLSNFKANDFERLLNAARQLWGEPEFIVLDEVQEITGWERFVSRLGLNYKVIVTGSSSRLLSGELGTYLTGRHIDLTLFPFSFREFLRFRGLDLEPEWVYSDRTVSRVISMLEEYLETGGFPESVRFGKVYLSLIYRDIVERDVMLRHSVRHRSALRELARYLMSNYSSEFTYSRLGSLVGIRDVHTVRDYVSYLEEAYLLFQVRRFSFKPKAQLNSPRKVYPVDVGLARTLSMKAHPEKGRIIELAVYLELMRRMSYSFTPGEIFYWRDEKGEVDFILKLNGELLPIQVTYQLDGNTDREIGNIIRVAKLLRIQRGLVVTWEDEEEITWEGVKIDVVPLWKFLTVFNPL
- the taw2 gene encoding tRNA(Phe) (4-demethylwyosine(37)-C(7)) aminocarboxypropyltransferase Taw2; its protein translation is MTKTQLIKPRIREILSRELPEELVKILPKHWVRIGDVLILPIRPELEPYKHRIAEVYAEVLGVKTVLRKGRIGGEFRETNYEVLYGKDTITVHIENGIRYKLDVARIMFSPANVKERVRMAKVAKPGELVVDMFAGIGHLSLPIAVHGKARVIAIEKSPYTFRFLVENIELNRVQDRMTAYNIDNRDFPGENIADRILMGYVVTTHEFIPKALSIAKDEAVIHYHNTVPERLMPDEPFRTFLDIAREHGYEAEKLNELVIKRYAPGVWHVVVDVRVFKK
- a CDS encoding metallophosphoesterase family protein, with amino-acid sequence MIRIAHISDTHITGESAYKGYAYDLIVNEINRADFDFVIHTGDVTNQGLREEYERAAYELRKIQKPLVVIPGNHDVRNVGYTLFERFIGPLNGVFEFKDGVVIWVDSTIPDLSDGRVGGHKFRWLKKKLEEYSDRKFKIVASHHHLVPLPDTGRERNVLFNAGDVLDLLLRHEVNLYTCGHKHVPNVYRIEDMVVDNAGCTSCRKTRKGDVNSYNVITLYDDGRIEVRIKRVTGEQVVKEHRPVKPKLFVPKGKRLIRIIQMSESNVSDRIYFRRKVLENAIRTINEKLKPDIVIHCGDVVDMGIERYYEKAYEFYERVKAEKLIVPGHNDITYLGYDLFLEYFGEPEIKELGGFTFIPVISAQYETPIGVVGRIGQRKLAVRLEEYRESFTVVVMHHNIVPIPKSREVGFLEDAGDVLRVITKREANLVLTGHGGNSFGLKVEKTPIVNSGSISWELHRNPYGNTFNVIDVYRDMVVVFEIQATWGSGRLVGIWKIKAPFRFSSSPPSSP
- a CDS encoding CBS domain-containing protein, translating into MDTNAPIKVYMTRKLIGVEPNDSIRRACEVMVEFDIGSLVVVENGKVIGFFTKSDVIRRVVIPGLPNTTPVREIMSGELISVDSNTPLREVLDLMAKKGIKHMLIEEDGEIVGIFSLSDLLTASRRRLETAIAAE
- a CDS encoding 2,3-diphosphoglycerate synthetase; its protein translation is MGKGRLVLIDGEHYPDVTAWAVEKLGDVCCAVFLGGSEKIGSIDEIERKLGVRVYYGHDYITALRRALEENGITEVVDLSDEPVLDYEDRFRIASLCMLYGVPYRGADFYFTPRRLKRTRKPSLAVIGTGKRVGKTAVSGFIARTLKEIARPVIVTMGRGGPAEPELIEGDKFEITPEFLLRLAESGKHAASDHFEDALTARVTTIGCRRCGGGMAGFSFFDVIDEGIRLAESLPNDLIILEGSGATFPAYRADGYILITSAKGKLDFIRGYFGPFRVSLADIVVVTMADSVSEGRLRALKEAVRSINPDADVHLTTLRSRPLGDVSGKRLGLVMTSGDALPRAGEWLEKLGAEIVCASANLSRRQLLLKDLQAFRGIDAVAVELKAAAVDVVTKWALENGIEVIYLDNEPANVDGKDLREAILKLGRSILEGGR
- a CDS encoding PIN domain-containing protein, with amino-acid sequence MDEEPSSSWFSRLFKSREKPALLEQKLSREAYEDYRQLLMKARPEVNGSKLTIRLSNGTVELEHGVLRVKARNRKTAEKILRNLHHYEQPPSLWPAYGLSYSLKRKKGTIL
- a CDS encoding class II glutamine amidotransferase — encoded protein: MCRILFATGEGREIVPLLDAIVKASENDPYKEKRGRGKQHRDGWGYVLLKDGTVRHYRSMRPIFEDAEAVKALRDELTGFVTLMVHSRAASQGVKSLFNVQPFAFSSRHGFTFWLLHNGDLDKSRIIELADLDEKELENVSDTYVFGAYLCRRLQSPTLSNLLVHYRTIEETTKSLFNTVTLFHRSGGDFIAFITARMSESYMENSLNYDYGKLLLLRRENLFAVVSSTLELYYPAEYEVVPNETAFCVRIREDTFEVETVHL